Proteins encoded together in one Maricaulis maris window:
- a CDS encoding NADH:flavin oxidoreductase produces MTSTDALFKPFSLGSLELPNRIVMAPMTRSKSPGGVPGQPVVDYYRRRAANAVGLIITEGTTVDRPGASFDPAIPNFHQPDSLAGWKKVVDAVHAAGGKIAPQLWHVGLARKPGTGPHPEAKSDSPSGIMPGGKQVGEAMSAEDIADTIAAFAKAAKAAAEIGFDAIELHGAHGYLLDQFFWDGMNQRDDRFGGGLTERTTIVQEIVKAVRKEIPADLPLILRYSQWKQQDYNAKLAETPDELGAFLGPLSDAGVDIFHASTRRFWIPEFEGSDLNLAGWTQKLTGKPAITVGSVGLNSDFIGAFMGENSPAASLDGLIERMEKGEFDLVAVGRALISDPEWAAKVRDGRFDELEDFSAEALKELV; encoded by the coding sequence ATGACTTCGACTGACGCGCTCTTCAAGCCCTTCTCGCTGGGCTCGCTGGAATTGCCCAACCGTATCGTGATGGCCCCGATGACGCGCTCGAAGAGCCCGGGCGGCGTGCCCGGCCAGCCAGTTGTGGACTATTACCGTCGCCGCGCGGCGAACGCGGTCGGGCTGATCATTACCGAGGGCACCACAGTTGATCGCCCCGGCGCCAGCTTTGATCCGGCCATACCGAACTTTCATCAACCGGACTCGCTTGCCGGCTGGAAAAAGGTGGTGGACGCCGTCCACGCGGCCGGCGGCAAGATCGCACCGCAGCTCTGGCATGTCGGCCTTGCCCGCAAACCGGGAACCGGTCCGCACCCGGAGGCCAAATCCGACAGCCCGTCCGGGATCATGCCGGGCGGCAAGCAGGTCGGCGAGGCCATGAGTGCGGAAGACATCGCCGACACCATCGCCGCCTTTGCGAAGGCGGCCAAGGCGGCTGCAGAGATCGGCTTCGACGCCATCGAGCTGCATGGCGCGCATGGCTATCTGCTCGACCAGTTCTTCTGGGACGGCATGAATCAGCGCGATGACCGCTTCGGCGGCGGGCTGACCGAACGCACCACGATCGTGCAGGAGATCGTCAAGGCGGTCCGCAAGGAAATCCCGGCCGACCTGCCGCTCATCCTGCGCTATTCGCAGTGGAAGCAGCAGGACTACAACGCCAAGCTGGCTGAAACGCCGGATGAGCTGGGCGCATTCCTCGGCCCGCTCTCCGATGCCGGCGTCGACATCTTCCACGCGTCAACCCGCCGCTTCTGGATCCCGGAGTTCGAAGGCTCCGATCTCAACCTGGCCGGATGGACCCAGAAACTGACCGGCAAGCCGGCGATCACGGTCGGCTCGGTCGGCCTCAACTCCGACTTCATCGGCGCCTTCATGGGCGAGAACTCGCCCGCCGCCTCGCTGGACGGGCTGATCGAGCGGATGGAAAAGGGCGAGTTCGACCTTGTCGCCGTCGGTCGTGCGCTGATCTCCGACCCCGAATGGGCGGCCAAGGTCCGAGACGGACGTTTCGATGAGCTGGAAGACTTCAGCGCCGAAGCGCTGAAAGAGCTCGTCTAG
- a CDS encoding ATP-grasp domain-containing protein, which translates to MPSCSASDTRPFNARLVDQVCARRGWHFIDLDGGEGYLFAAEAGGQRVLSGAGAICAYPSNSATAHTIARDKAFTHSVLVSAGLASVPTELVFLETARQHLRAPGREGQDLLARSGSLSFPVFAKPNRGAHGDFAERIDGPAELEDYLRRAARRHDQIVIQPVVSAPEYRVLVVGGKARFQYCKAEGGLVGTGEGSWQARFEYMNDRLRADALSPIPEAGFVQALLAAGMKAGDLAPSGAWLPLPGRRNLAIGGQPLDFRTSVDPHLAELACAASAALGLDVAGIDLFQPPGQTPVVLEVNGNPSFASLEAIGRTDLALQIWEDILVAALGGAA; encoded by the coding sequence ATGCCGTCCTGCTCCGCCTCCGATACCCGTCCTTTCAACGCCCGCCTTGTCGACCAGGTGTGTGCCCGGCGCGGCTGGCACTTCATCGACCTTGACGGAGGCGAGGGGTATCTGTTCGCGGCCGAGGCGGGTGGACAACGCGTTCTGTCCGGCGCCGGCGCGATCTGTGCCTATCCGAGCAACTCAGCGACCGCGCACACCATTGCCCGAGACAAGGCCTTCACCCATTCCGTGCTGGTCTCCGCAGGCCTGGCGAGCGTGCCGACGGAGCTGGTGTTTCTGGAGACAGCCCGGCAACACCTGCGGGCGCCGGGGCGCGAGGGGCAAGACTTGCTGGCGCGATCCGGGTCGCTGTCCTTCCCGGTCTTCGCCAAACCCAATCGCGGCGCACATGGTGATTTCGCCGAGCGCATCGATGGCCCGGCCGAGCTCGAGGATTATCTCCGCCGGGCGGCCCGACGCCACGACCAGATCGTGATCCAGCCGGTCGTGTCGGCACCGGAATACCGGGTCCTGGTTGTCGGCGGGAAGGCGCGATTCCAGTATTGCAAGGCCGAGGGCGGTCTCGTCGGAACCGGCGAGGGCAGCTGGCAGGCGCGGTTCGAGTACATGAATGATCGCCTGCGCGCCGATGCGCTGAGTCCGATCCCCGAGGCCGGCTTCGTCCAGGCGCTTCTGGCGGCGGGGATGAAGGCCGGTGATCTCGCACCCAGCGGCGCCTGGCTGCCCCTGCCGGGCCGGCGCAACCTCGCGATCGGCGGCCAGCCGCTCGATTTCCGGACGTCCGTCGATCCGCACCTGGCCGAGTTGGCCTGCGCCGCCAGTGCGGCTCTGGGGCTGGATGTTGCGGGAATTGATCTTTTCCAGCCTCCGGGGCAGACGCCGGTCGTGCTCGAGGTCAATGGTAATCCCAGTTTCGCCTCGCTCGAAGCCATCGGCCGGACCGATCTCGCCCTGCAGATATGGGAAGACATTCTGGTCGCGGCGCTGGGAGGGGCGGCATGA
- a CDS encoding low molecular weight phosphatase family protein produces the protein MIPPSVLFVCGRNAIRSPMGAALWQLRFGTDVSTRSCGVIPAAFVDPFMVAVMLEKKVDLEDFSPIALNGVGEPPAELIVSLSTAADRMAREYAARTGAEFQAWPIPDPSETGGNRDMKIAAYRETRDAIAARIAQWQPTPKSA, from the coding sequence ATGATCCCGCCTTCAGTCCTGTTCGTGTGCGGTCGCAATGCGATCCGGTCGCCCATGGGCGCAGCCCTCTGGCAGCTTCGTTTCGGCACCGATGTCTCGACCCGGTCCTGCGGCGTTATTCCCGCCGCCTTTGTCGATCCCTTCATGGTCGCCGTGATGCTGGAGAAGAAGGTCGATCTGGAAGACTTTTCGCCGATCGCCCTCAACGGGGTCGGCGAGCCACCGGCGGAGCTGATTGTCTCGCTCTCGACGGCGGCGGATCGCATGGCCCGGGAGTATGCGGCACGCACCGGGGCCGAGTTCCAGGCCTGGCCTATCCCCGATCCCAGCGAGACCGGTGGCAATCGTGACATGAAGATCGCAGCCTACCGCGAGACCCGCGATGCCATAGCCGCCCGCATCGCGCAGTGGCAGCCGACGCCAAAAAGCGCCTGA
- a CDS encoding bifunctional folylpolyglutamate synthase/dihydrofolate synthase: MKRTSLSLPRFGQGIGLARTARLAGQLGLDLSALGKRAIVITGSNGKGSTASMLTALLGFAGERVGTFTSPHLFRFNERVRINGEPVDDAALLAAEARVAAAIERDRQNHPDDGFGEFEAWFLAALYLFEAEGCERLVIEAGIGGRYDPTRLLQAPLAAIVSVDLEHTALLGATRREIALDKLDIAPPGGRVLVGRGLEAEWDSLATVAALKRVRIEAPHRVFGPVTSEDRLSGHSITLQHDGMGLIRVETGLHGAKQADNLELAIALASIARDDVAPSRWPGLIADALASARCEGRLEVLPGSPSLLIDVGHTPDAVEAAVTAAAELTRDVAAILLLGMSHDKDIDGMLLRLLPHFDRVIIGQAYKGLPSDQLAARVRAVRPEIAILDVCDDADHALEAGRRQLPAEGVLVGLGGLFWAGALRASFTGQSLDALDFS, from the coding sequence ATGAAACGGACATCGCTGAGTTTGCCGCGCTTCGGGCAGGGGATCGGACTGGCCCGCACCGCAAGGCTTGCCGGGCAGCTCGGTCTTGATCTGTCCGCCCTTGGCAAACGCGCCATCGTCATTACCGGCAGCAATGGCAAGGGCAGTACGGCCAGCATGCTGACGGCGCTCCTCGGCTTTGCCGGCGAGCGGGTCGGCACGTTCACATCCCCGCATCTCTTTCGTTTCAATGAGCGCGTCCGGATCAATGGCGAGCCCGTGGATGACGCGGCCCTGCTGGCAGCCGAGGCCCGGGTCGCGGCGGCGATTGAACGGGATCGGCAGAACCATCCCGATGACGGCTTTGGTGAGTTCGAGGCTTGGTTCCTCGCTGCGCTGTACCTGTTCGAGGCTGAAGGTTGCGAGCGCCTGGTCATCGAGGCGGGGATTGGCGGCCGCTATGACCCGACGCGCCTGCTGCAGGCGCCGCTGGCGGCGATCGTCAGCGTGGATCTGGAGCATACAGCCCTGCTCGGAGCGACGCGGCGCGAGATTGCCCTCGACAAGCTGGACATTGCGCCGCCGGGCGGACGCGTATTGGTCGGGCGCGGACTTGAGGCGGAGTGGGACAGTCTCGCCACGGTCGCTGCCCTGAAACGTGTGCGCATCGAGGCGCCGCACCGGGTGTTCGGACCGGTCACAAGCGAGGACCGTCTGAGTGGTCACTCGATCACCCTGCAACATGACGGGATGGGCCTGATCCGCGTTGAGACGGGGCTGCACGGTGCCAAGCAGGCCGACAACCTGGAGCTGGCAATCGCCCTCGCGAGCATCGCGCGGGACGATGTCGCGCCGTCGCGCTGGCCTGGCCTGATTGCCGACGCCTTGGCATCGGCGCGCTGCGAGGGCCGGCTTGAAGTTCTGCCGGGATCGCCGTCTTTGCTGATCGATGTCGGGCACACGCCGGACGCGGTCGAGGCCGCAGTCACCGCAGCGGCGGAATTGACGCGGGATGTTGCCGCCATTCTGCTGCTGGGGATGTCACACGACAAGGATATCGACGGCATGTTGTTGCGCCTGCTTCCGCATTTTGACCGGGTCATCATCGGGCAGGCCTACAAGGGCCTGCCGTCCGATCAACTGGCGGCCCGCGTGCGCGCCGTCCGTCCGGAAATCGCAATTCTGGACGTCTGTGACGACGCCGACCACGCGCTCGAGGCCGGACGGCGGCAGCTTCCGGCGGAGGGTGTCCTGGTCGGCCTTGGCGGCCTGTTCTGGGCCGGTGCCCTGCGGGCGAGTTTCACGGGCCAGTCGCTCGACGCCCTTGATTTCAGTTGA
- a CDS encoding ribonuclease E/G, with amino-acid sequence MNRQILIEENIGETRAAVVENGRIVELHLDRWSEAGQRAIEGEVFRGRIRRVEPALNAAFVDLGVGEEGFLPFGKAGRPKGLHEGAAIGVRVAREAYAEKGPNLSLVEVDAGEAPDCLEPAEILAQRLVRTFGDAEAQWADETDYDLEAAFDEALEPKVAIPGGGSLYIETTRAMTTFDVDADGRKGQGNAAQLAIQLNNSAAKEAARQARMRGIGGILAIDFVHMRGQPDRKAVEQTLRGAFRRDRAKVDVAPLSQFCVGEIARQRRGRTLSEIMLERDGRPTIETAALAALRRLDAEARSDRSRKQRLTVGPEVFAWLESDTIAWRAALTERMGARFELGENPDLPRDACRVSRA; translated from the coding sequence ATGAACCGGCAAATCCTGATCGAGGAAAATATCGGTGAGACCCGGGCTGCCGTGGTCGAGAATGGCCGGATCGTGGAGCTCCATCTCGACCGCTGGTCGGAAGCCGGCCAGCGGGCTATCGAGGGCGAGGTCTTCCGCGGCCGCATCCGCCGTGTCGAACCGGCCCTGAACGCTGCTTTCGTGGACCTCGGTGTGGGTGAGGAGGGCTTCCTGCCCTTCGGCAAGGCCGGTCGCCCCAAGGGGCTGCACGAGGGCGCCGCCATCGGCGTGCGGGTTGCCCGCGAGGCCTATGCCGAGAAGGGCCCCAATCTCAGCCTGGTCGAGGTCGACGCGGGCGAGGCGCCCGATTGCCTCGAGCCGGCGGAAATTCTCGCCCAGCGTCTGGTCCGCACCTTTGGCGATGCCGAGGCACAATGGGCCGATGAGACCGACTACGATCTCGAAGCCGCCTTCGATGAAGCGCTCGAGCCGAAGGTCGCCATTCCCGGCGGTGGCTCGCTCTATATCGAGACGACGCGCGCCATGACGACGTTCGACGTCGATGCCGACGGACGCAAGGGGCAGGGCAATGCCGCCCAGCTCGCCATCCAGCTCAATAATTCCGCAGCCAAGGAAGCCGCCCGCCAGGCCCGCATGCGCGGAATCGGCGGCATCCTGGCCATCGATTTCGTTCACATGCGCGGCCAGCCGGATCGCAAGGCGGTCGAGCAGACCCTGCGCGGCGCCTTCCGGCGCGATCGCGCCAAGGTCGACGTTGCGCCGCTGTCGCAATTCTGTGTCGGCGAGATCGCCCGCCAGCGTCGTGGCCGGACCCTGTCCGAGATCATGCTGGAGCGCGATGGCCGTCCCACGATCGAGACCGCCGCGCTGGCCGCGCTGCGCCGCCTCGATGCGGAAGCCCGCTCGGATCGTTCGCGCAAGCAGCGCCTGACAGTGGGGCCTGAAGTCTTCGCCTGGCTCGAAAGCGACACCATCGCCTGGCGTGCTGCGCTGACAGAGCGCATGGGCGCGCGCTTTGAACTGGGCGAGAACCCGGACTTGCCGCGTGACGCCTGCCGCGTCAGTCGTGCCTGA
- a CDS encoding DUF2948 family protein has product MTAPLRLTALDEQDLEVISAALQDAVALLGDFEYSRRLRSFTMGFNRFCWEAGRRDRRVRSGLQIGHVTAARSQNIRQGAEDAVVNLLAIRFEPGELPSGQVICTFSGGGELRLDVECLDVVLADLSRSWRASARPEHDLADLGDTDGETRTR; this is encoded by the coding sequence ATGACGGCTCCCCTACGGCTGACGGCCCTCGATGAGCAGGATCTGGAGGTGATCTCCGCCGCGCTCCAGGACGCGGTCGCCCTGCTGGGTGACTTCGAGTACTCCCGGCGCCTGCGCAGTTTCACGATGGGCTTCAACCGGTTTTGCTGGGAGGCCGGTCGCCGCGACCGCCGGGTCCGCAGCGGCCTGCAGATCGGGCATGTCACAGCGGCCCGCTCCCAGAATATCCGTCAGGGTGCCGAGGATGCGGTGGTCAACCTGCTCGCGATCCGGTTCGAGCCGGGCGAACTGCCGTCGGGACAGGTGATTTGCACATTTTCCGGTGGCGGAGAGCTCCGCCTTGATGTCGAATGCCTGGATGTTGTCCTTGCCGACCTGTCGCGTTCCTGGCGCGCATCGGCCCGGCCGGAGCATGACCTTGCCGATCTCGGCGACACGGATGGGGAAACGCGGACACGATGA
- a CDS encoding DNA gyrase inhibitor YacG has product MKCPICRQPAHPDFKPFCSKRCADVDLGKWVSGSYAIPGEPADVAEDNPPTEEDQ; this is encoded by the coding sequence ATGAAATGCCCGATCTGCCGTCAGCCGGCCCATCCCGACTTCAAGCCCTTCTGCTCAAAACGCTGCGCCGATGTTGATCTGGGCAAGTGGGTCAGCGGCTCCTACGCCATCCCGGGCGAGCCCGCCGATGTGGCCGAGGACAACCCGCCGACCGAAGAAGACCAGTAG
- a CDS encoding Maf family nucleotide pyrophosphatase yields MTLADPANPRPRLILASASPRRFDLLSGAGLTPDAVEPTHIDEHEIPGELPGPLALRLAQEKAMAHPGAADAFVLAADTVVGVGRRVLPKTEVEAEARHCLALLSGRNHRVFTGIAARAPDGRFAARVVETRVKFKRLSKPEIDAYIASGEWRGKAGGYAIQGRAGCFVINLIGSFTGVVGLPLYETANLLTGLGYPVTARIGEGGSA; encoded by the coding sequence ATGACGCTTGCCGACCCGGCAAATCCCCGCCCGCGCCTGATTCTGGCCAGTGCCTCGCCCCGACGCTTCGATCTGCTGAGCGGGGCAGGGCTGACCCCCGACGCGGTCGAACCCACTCATATCGATGAGCACGAGATACCCGGCGAATTGCCCGGACCTCTGGCCCTGCGCCTCGCGCAGGAAAAAGCCATGGCCCATCCCGGCGCCGCCGATGCCTTTGTGCTGGCCGCCGATACCGTCGTCGGTGTCGGACGTCGGGTCTTGCCCAAGACCGAGGTTGAGGCCGAGGCCCGGCATTGCCTGGCGCTTCTGTCGGGCCGCAATCACCGGGTCTTTACCGGTATTGCCGCGCGCGCTCCGGACGGCCGTTTCGCGGCACGGGTTGTCGAGACACGGGTCAAGTTCAAGCGCCTGTCCAAGCCCGAGATCGACGCCTACATCGCGTCCGGCGAATGGCGCGGCAAGGCGGGCGGCTATGCCATCCAGGGCCGGGCCGGCTGTTTTGTGATCAATCTGATCGGCTCCTTCACCGGCGTTGTCGGCCTGCCGCTCTACGAGACCGCCAATCTGCTGACCGGGCTGGGCTATCCCGTCACGGCGCGGATCGGCGAGGGAGGTTCCGCATGA
- a CDS encoding UPF0262 family protein, protein MSQPGDKIVRIDLDGVSIGPGDVNADHERRVAIADLLEGNSFRPDGEVDGPFALRLAIEDDRLVFDVRLEDDTPVRGFVFALGPLRRIIKDYFLICESYYEAVRDAPLERIEAIDMARRGVHNEGSTLLRERLAGKIDVDFDTARRLFTLICALHRRAAS, encoded by the coding sequence ATGAGCCAGCCCGGAGACAAGATTGTCCGTATCGATCTCGATGGCGTCAGTATCGGGCCAGGCGATGTCAATGCCGACCATGAACGTCGCGTCGCGATCGCCGACCTGCTGGAGGGCAACAGCTTCCGGCCGGATGGCGAGGTCGATGGCCCGTTTGCCTTGCGCTTGGCGATTGAAGACGACCGGCTGGTCTTTGACGTCCGGCTTGAGGATGACACGCCGGTTCGTGGTTTCGTCTTTGCGCTGGGGCCGCTGCGCCGGATCATCAAGGACTATTTCCTGATCTGCGAGAGCTATTACGAGGCTGTCCGTGATGCCCCGCTCGAGCGGATCGAGGCCATCGACATGGCGCGCCGCGGTGTTCACAACGAAGGCTCGACCCTGTTGCGCGAACGGCTCGCCGGCAAGATCGATGTCGATTTCGACACGGCCCGACGTCTGTTTACCCTGATCTGCGCCCTGCACCGCCGGGCCGCGTCATGA
- the murA gene encoding UDP-N-acetylglucosamine 1-carboxyvinyltransferase yields the protein MDRIVIQGGARLEGRIDISGAKNSALKLMAAALLTDEPVTLTRMPLLADSRFLGNLLEKLGVEVSDGSNAELRLHAASIADTFAPYDLVRKMRASFNVLGPLLAREGHARVSLPGGCAIGARPVDLHLKALKALGAQIEIAEGYVSARAPAGGLVGGEIDLPFASVGATEHAMLAAALARGETVIENAAREPEIGDLADCLTAMGATIEGAATSTIRIQGQSRLSGVTHRVVADRIETATYALAVAAAGGDAVLEGAVFGHNKALWSAMHEAGVTVEAVTDGVRVARNGSKLDSVDIETQPFPGFPTDAQAQFMALMSLANGSSVIRETIFENRFMHAPELARLGADITVHGNEAVVRGVERLRGAPVMATDLRASVSLVIAGLAAEGETVVNRVYHLDRGFERLEAKLSGCGARIERLPDGA from the coding sequence ATGGACCGTATTGTCATCCAGGGCGGCGCGCGCCTTGAAGGCCGTATCGATATCAGCGGAGCCAAGAACTCTGCCCTGAAGCTGATGGCCGCTGCGTTGCTGACAGATGAGCCGGTCACGCTGACCCGCATGCCGTTGCTGGCGGACAGCCGCTTTCTCGGGAATTTGCTGGAAAAGCTGGGTGTCGAGGTGTCCGATGGTTCCAACGCCGAGCTGCGTCTGCACGCGGCCAGCATCGCCGATACCTTTGCGCCCTACGATCTCGTGCGGAAGATGCGGGCCAGCTTCAACGTTCTCGGCCCCCTGCTCGCGCGAGAGGGGCATGCCCGCGTCTCGCTGCCCGGCGGGTGCGCGATCGGGGCCCGGCCGGTAGATCTTCACCTCAAGGCGCTCAAGGCGCTGGGGGCACAGATCGAGATTGCCGAAGGCTATGTCTCCGCCAGGGCGCCGGCTGGCGGTCTTGTCGGCGGCGAGATCGACCTGCCCTTCGCATCCGTGGGTGCGACCGAACACGCCATGCTGGCGGCGGCGCTGGCCCGCGGCGAGACGGTGATCGAGAACGCGGCGCGCGAGCCGGAAATCGGTGACCTCGCTGATTGTCTGACGGCGATGGGGGCCACGATCGAGGGGGCCGCTACCTCGACCATCCGCATCCAGGGGCAGTCGCGCCTGTCCGGTGTGACCCACCGGGTGGTTGCCGACCGGATCGAAACCGCGACCTATGCCTTGGCAGTGGCTGCCGCCGGTGGTGACGCGGTGCTCGAGGGCGCTGTGTTTGGCCACAACAAGGCGCTGTGGTCGGCCATGCATGAGGCCGGTGTGACCGTCGAGGCGGTGACCGACGGGGTCCGCGTCGCCCGCAATGGCAGCAAGCTGGACAGCGTCGATATCGAGACCCAGCCCTTCCCGGGTTTCCCGACCGATGCACAGGCGCAATTCATGGCTTTGATGTCGCTGGCCAACGGCTCTTCGGTTATTCGCGAAACGATTTTCGAGAACCGCTTCATGCATGCGCCGGAGCTGGCCCGTCTCGGTGCCGATATCACCGTGCATGGCAATGAAGCGGTCGTTCGCGGCGTTGAGCGCTTGCGCGGGGCGCCGGTAATGGCAACCGACCTGCGCGCCTCGGTCAGCCTGGTTATTGCGGGCCTTGCCGCTGAGGGGGAAACCGTGGTCAATCGGGTCTACCATCTCGATCGCGGTTTCGAGCGCCTGGAAGCCAAGCTGTCGGGCTGCGGGGCCCGGATCGAACGGCTCCCGGACGGGGCCTGA
- the infA gene encoding translation initiation factor IF-1, protein MAKEELLEFPGEVTELLPNATFRVKLENEHEIIAHTAGKMRKNRIRVLAGDKVLVEMTPYDLTKGRITYRFK, encoded by the coding sequence ATGGCTAAAGAAGAACTGTTGGAGTTTCCGGGCGAAGTCACGGAACTGCTTCCGAACGCGACCTTCCGGGTCAAGCTCGAGAATGAACACGAAATCATTGCCCACACTGCGGGCAAGATGCGCAAGAACCGTATCCGCGTCCTCGCCGGCGACAAGGTCCTGGTCGAGATGACGCCCTATGATCTGACCAAGGGCCGGATCACCTATCGCTTCAAGTAA
- the pip gene encoding prolyl aminopeptidase: MTAFFAETPPRETGYLPVSDGHTLYWERCGNPDGLPLVFLHGGPGSGLSAKFRRMFDPDRYDLILFDQRGAGRSTPHLSLDANTTAHLVADIEALRQHFGFARWMVFGPSWGSTLALVYAQAHPQAVSALIVEAVFTARRDELDWWHGADGAPRFFPDAFRTFIAPVPAPNRATPQAIANWYLDAMQDEIATGLPDLAGFEDPATPLDALRRSAVYRWTEYEDRLSYLDNPPEAVRAGLIPRGRNFLAAHSLIEAHYFANACFLADGEIYAKADRLRDIPMAILHSRYDMVCPARSAFDLAEACPHADFRLVPVNGHGMTEATQLELNRLMDGVSGRIR; this comes from the coding sequence ATGACGGCCTTTTTCGCTGAAACCCCTCCCCGCGAGACCGGCTATCTCCCGGTCAGCGACGGCCACACCCTGTACTGGGAGCGTTGCGGCAATCCGGATGGCCTGCCCCTGGTTTTCCTGCATGGCGGCCCGGGCTCGGGCCTGTCCGCCAAATTCCGGCGCATGTTTGACCCGGACCGCTACGATCTCATCCTGTTTGATCAGCGTGGGGCGGGGCGCTCGACACCTCATTTGTCGCTGGACGCCAACACCACGGCACACCTGGTCGCTGACATCGAAGCCTTGCGCCAGCATTTCGGTTTCGCCCGCTGGATGGTGTTCGGCCCCTCATGGGGCTCCACGCTGGCACTGGTCTATGCCCAGGCCCATCCGCAGGCTGTAAGCGCCCTGATCGTCGAGGCCGTCTTCACGGCCCGCCGGGACGAGCTGGACTGGTGGCACGGCGCGGACGGGGCGCCCCGTTTCTTCCCGGACGCCTTCAGGACTTTCATTGCGCCGGTCCCCGCCCCTAACCGCGCAACGCCACAGGCCATCGCGAACTGGTATCTGGATGCCATGCAGGACGAGATCGCGACCGGACTGCCCGACCTGGCTGGCTTCGAGGACCCCGCGACGCCGCTGGACGCCTTGCGTCGGTCCGCCGTCTATCGCTGGACCGAGTATGAGGACCGCCTCTCCTATCTCGACAATCCGCCGGAGGCCGTGCGCGCCGGCCTGATCCCGCGCGGCCGTAATTTCCTCGCGGCGCACTCGCTGATCGAGGCGCACTACTTCGCCAATGCCTGCTTCCTCGCTGATGGCGAGATTTACGCCAAGGCCGATCGTCTGCGCGACATCCCGATGGCGATCCTGCATTCGCGCTATGACATGGTCTGTCCGGCACGCAGCGCCTTCGATCTGGCCGAGGCTTGCCCGCATGCTGATTTCCGGCTTGTGCCGGTCAATGGTCACGGGATGACGGAAGCCACCCAGCTCGAGCTGAACAGGTTGATGGACGGGGTGAGCGGTCGCATCCGCTGA